The Cervus canadensis isolate Bull #8, Minnesota chromosome 24, ASM1932006v1, whole genome shotgun sequence nucleotide sequence AAATCTGAAAGTCTCACATCCCAGGAACCCCAGGCAAAGCAGGGTGGTTGGTCACCCTACCAGGATCCCTCTTCCCACTGTGTCCACCGTCTGCTGGAGGATAATAATCGTGGCAGGTGACACGTGTGAACTCATTAACTGCCAGACATCATGTGTTAGACCTGCGTTGTTCTCCTTATGTCTTAGAATAGCTTCATGGTATGGGTTTGCTGTTGGTTATATGGAGGAGAATTGGAGGTTCAGGAGGGTGAAGAGATTGGCCCATGGCCGGTAGGGgtgctaggatttgaacccacattGGTATTGCTCTGCATTCTCAACCCCACTACAAGAGAGCCTGGCAAGCTGGCCTGAGCCTGCTAAGCCAGGAAGCCCCAGAGAAGGGCCAGGTCTCGCTTCCTCAGAAACGCACTTACCTGGTTAGAGGTCCAGACCAGATCAATttttgcagtggtaaagaatccgcctgccagtgcaagagacccaggagatgcgggtgccatccctggattgggaagatcccctggaggaggaaatggcaacccaccccagtattcttgcctggaaaattccatggacataggagcctggtgggctatagtccatggggtcgcaaagagtcaggcacgattgagcgactgagcatgcacagctccccacacctggcctcccaggcctgcccaggcccttctctttctttttttttaattttaatttttaaaattgcatcagtCATGCCAcactgcatgcaggatcttggttcccagactggggattgaacctgtgccccctacattagaaggctcagagtcttagcctctggatcACTCGGGAAGTCCCATGGCAGGTCTCTTTCTGCACTTTGGCTCCCGGCTCCTGAGTGGGACAAGCTGAGAAGCCCTCAGGAGGGCACCTTTCCGTCTCCAGAACACCCTAGCCCCAACCTGTCTCTTCACCCTGTGCCCACTGCACATACAAGGGAGGAAGCCGGCGCTTGGAAAATAAACGCTGGCCAGTGATTTATTGCCCAGTCTGGGGAGAGCTGTCCAGAGCAGGGGTGGGTGAGAAAGCGGGGCAGGAGTGTCCCTGGGGTCTCGAGAAGCTGCCGAACATGGGGCCCAGTCCCAGCAGGGGTGGGCTTGGGCCTAGTGTGGGGTGAGATGGCTGGTCAGGTAGCGCATGGCCGAACGGATGCCCTCGACGGTCCTCTGCTCCACCGATTCCAGCACGTGGGTGACGGAGCGTAGGGCTGATCTGGTCCTCACCACCAGCCTGGAGGACAGGGCAGAGCTGGCTCTCCCCAGGATGCTGGAGACAGAGCGCAGGCTGGGCCCCGGGCTGTGCAACAGGTCTGACATGGAGCCACGGCCGGTGGCCAGGAAGCCCGTGGCCAGGCCCATGGTGGCATCGGACCACACCAGGATGTCTGCCAGGGAGCTGATGGACCCCTCGCCCCCGCCCAGCAAGCTGGTCATGGAGCGCATGTAGCTGTTCTCCTCGCCAGCCGTGGAGTCCAGGGGACCCATCTGTGGGGCTGGTGCTCCAGGGCCCGGCGAGGCAGGGGCTGATGGCGAGGAGTCAGGGTCAGGGTTCAAGGCTTCGGGACCCTCCGGCTTCTCTTCAACAGCTTCAGGGGTGTCAGCAGTCCCAGGGTCAAGCTGGTCCTTGGGGTTGGCGGTGCTCACGACCGGCTGAGCCTCCACGTTCTGGGGGGACTGTACCTCGGCACTTGGGGTGGCTGTTGCTGGCTCCTGCTCTCTGTCTGGGGTGGCCACTGCTTGTGGCGTCGCTTCCTTAACCAGGGAGATAACTTGGAAAATCTGAGGATTCTGAGTCCCACTGGAATCTTGCACCAGCACTTTCTGCACTAGGTTCTGGAAGTCCAGGGAATTTTTCAGGATATCTGGGGCCGGATCAGCAGGCAGGGCTGTGGCCTCTCTGGGCTCCTGGGCGTCCCCCTCGGCAACTTCATGCTTATCTGCGTCCCCAGACTCTGATGTGGCCCCCGAGGTGGCTGGCTCAATGGAGGCATGATCTACATCCTGCCGTTCAGCTGACGTTATAGCGTTAAGAGATGCTGGGTCATCTGCAAGGAGGGGGACCTCACTTTGGGACCCCACTGCTGGGATGTCTGTAGACCTGCTGTCACCATGTAGAGGGTTGTTGGTGGCTCCGGCCTCTCCCAAGGGCACGGTGGTCATCTAGGCCCTTTGTTACTTGTGCTGGTTGAGAGAGTGGCCATGGCCCTGCTGGGCTGAGCTCCCCAGATGGTGAGGTCACAGGGGACTGTCAAAGCTGGCGATGTCACAGGTACTGGCAGAGCAAGGTCCCTGCACCTCTGGAGTGGCTGCCCTAGTGGGCTGAGTCTGTGGGACTGTTTGTAGCCGTGTTTGCAGATGTCTAAGGAGACACAGGCAAGTGTCTTGGAAAAGCAGGGAGGTTGTATACAGGGGCAGGTGCCCACCAGGAATCAGGATGCTGTGGCTCTCACAAAAGGATGGGATGCAGATGCCGATTTGTAGTAAATGTTATAAGGGACCACTCCCAGCACCTCTCTGTCCACACCGGTGACTCATTTGGCCAGTCCTTCTGCAGAGACTCGGTTTCGCAGCAGTGGTGAgtaggaagaagggaaggggaggggcttgGGCAGCTCCCAGCCCTGACTGTCTTGGTTGTGGGGAGCTATAGACTTAAGGTTTGTGTTTCACCGCAAAGTTTGTATGGTTGAAAGCTATAGTACTTGGAGGCGGAGACTTTGGGAAGTGATTGGGTCATGAGGGTGGCaccttcatgaatgggattagggACCCATTATAAGGGTCCCCATTATAAATGCCCTTATAAAAGGGACCACACAAAGTGCCCCCTTCTCCATGTGAAATGCAGCTAGAAAACAGctatctatgaaccaggaagcaggcctCACTGGACACTGAATCTGCAGCCCAAATGTGCTGATACAGGGGTTAACCCTGTGATATAGAATAAACAGTCTCCATCTTCTCCCTGCTTAACTAGGCTGAGAGGGCAGAGAATAACAAAGGATCTATAAACCCTCCAGTGTTCTCTGGAAATGTGTGGACCCAGATAAACCTATTCGAGCTTGTGCTCTTCATTAAGAAGGTGGTTGGAGTGAAGGT carries:
- the TEX44 gene encoding testis-expressed protein 44 yields the protein MTTVPLGEAGATNNPLHGDSRSTDIPAVGSQSEVPLLADDPASLNAITSAERQDVDHASIEPATSGATSESGDADKHEVAEGDAQEPREATALPADPAPDILKNSLDFQNLVQKVLVQDSSGTQNPQIFQVISLVKEATPQAVATPDREQEPATATPSAEVQSPQNVEAQPVVSTANPKDQLDPGTADTPEAVEEKPEGPEALNPDPDSSPSAPASPGPGAPAPQMGPLDSTAGEENSYMRSMTSLLGGGEGSISSLADILVWSDATMGLATGFLATGRGSMSDLLHSPGPSLRSVSSILGRASSALSSRLVVRTRSALRSVTHVLESVEQRTVEGIRSAMRYLTSHLTPH